From one Plectropomus leopardus isolate mb chromosome 8, YSFRI_Pleo_2.0, whole genome shotgun sequence genomic stretch:
- the LOC121947471 gene encoding RING finger protein 223, with protein MEQSPQVWHMQVAPHDTAAELKKKVSVTSQPECSICYNNYDNVFKTPKLLECTHTFCLECLSRLMAISLADQDDNSGNNRLSCPFCRHPTTLPEEGPPALTTSREVLCKLPSHQQQEEPVWLEGEKLCYKSSGHDTGSGAPDSPSAFCICIDIGASKTADAPIQTQTRTIGLLDRLSDWKRLVLFIVLMVLLIVVVLWPLQCVFSTGNMRCLRESVYPNPTTVPTTTTPFNPFTKQSV; from the coding sequence atgGAACAGTCTCCGCAGGTTTGGCACATGCAGGTGGCCCCTCACGACACTGCTGCAGAGTTGAAAAAGAAGGTGTCAGTCACGAGCCAGCCGGAGTGCTCCATCTGCTACAACAACTATGACAATGTCTTCAAAACACCCAAGCTGCTGGAGTGCACTCACACCTTCTGTCTGGAGTGCCTATCCCGCCTCATGGCCATCTCGCTGGCTGACCAGGACGATAACAGCGGCAACAATCGCCTCTCTTGCCCCTTCTGTCGTCACCCCACCACGCTGCCCGAGGAGGGACCCCCTGCTTTGACCACCAGCCGCGAGGTCCTCTGCAAGCTGCCCAGCcaccagcagcaggaggagccaGTGTGGCTGGAGGGGGAGAAGCTGTGCTACAAGAGCTCAGGGCACGACACCGGCTCAGGCGCCCCTGATAGTCCCTCGGCCTTCTGCATCTGCATTGACATTGGGGCCAGCAAGACAGCGGATGCTCCGATTCAAACGCAGACCCGGACTATTGGCCTGCTGGACCGACTGTCAGACTGGAAGAGGCTGGTGCTCTTCATCGTGCTCATGGTGCTGCTTATTGTAGTCGTGCTGTGGCCACTGCAGTGTGTATTCAGCACCGGGAACATGCGCTGTTTGCGAGAATCCGTCTACCCCAACCCCACTACTGTCCCAACAACCACCACTCCTTTTAATCCATTCACCAAGCAGTCGGTCTGA